The Oncorhynchus mykiss isolate Arlee chromosome 5, USDA_OmykA_1.1, whole genome shotgun sequence DNA window GAGCATCTACCAGGCAGTCAGTCACATGCCCAGTTCAGAATTTAAGTTTAGCTTAATCTTGTAATAGATGATTTTGTCAGATTAAGCCTCACTTTAAAATGTTGGTTGTTGATTCATTTGTTTTCTTGTTTTGATGGCTGTGGCATTTTTATTGTGATTATACACAAATTATTCttgtgttattttaatgtaatAGATGTATCAAGGAATGACACAGAGACCTGACTCTGAGCTAGACAGTGAGCCAGAGCTGCCAGGAGATGTCATCGAGTCCCTCCCAACTGCGTCAAGCACCAGATATGCTGTTCCAAAAGGACCCAATGGTAGGCCAAGCCTatactattatattatactacacattatagttaGCAGCTGTTAGTATATAATCTTGTGGATCCCTTAATTATACATTTCCATAGAGATATGACACATTATTTAACGTGTATTTCAGACATTTCAAGATCCAGAGAAGTGGGTCTGGTACAGCCGTGTTTGAAAACATTTCCCAGAACTCAGCATGGCACTAGGAAAAGAGCTCCTGTTATTAGGACATTTAATGGCTTGAATATTCTGTAAGTCAAGATTCGACTTAATGTTTCACTTGTAGGCATTTTTTCTCTGCCCAATACACCTGAATCGGCCTTCACATCCCAGTCATGATTTTTTAACTGGAAAAAGGCGCTGTTTAAAGATTCTGGGTTTAAGCTCCATTCAAAGGCAGAGCATCATATCAATACTATGTATGCTTGGAATCAGCATAAATGGACTATTGACAGCAACTCATCAATGTTAGATGTCATCAATGAGgaccgtaaaaaaaaaaaaaggaaaactgCACTTATATTAAAACAATTTCAGATGTGCTTCTATTAACTGCCACTCAAAATATAGCGCAGAGAGGTAATCGAGTCTGATGTTGctcacaaataaactttgatttgatgtttaTCCTTTAAAGCTTGGAAAAGACACCCTTAAACCACGACTTGGACAACACACCGTCTCCACTgtatagcaggctagtgattgctttgcaaagcttgtagttagccactgattccttccaaaccactcattgttgaatttgcgatttccaacttgttgtgtaatgtttatgtccaatgaccTATGAGCACTGATAcatttatctataatttctcgtcataaggattgaaaaggatttgccagtagattgtcgacttgattcatgaagacgtagattttgcagtgatgtagtgtccccatgagtgacagaacactgagccaatcacgacgcaactagagaacattaccaacaactgcgctctgtattttccactggctgccccaccaccacagaaagcactgaactaggctgaaacacctgcattttggagctgccttactcaagaaaataaaaagagaacatgtttgtatgcagctttattaactcaattaatatgattttttttcattttatgTTTGCAAACTGATAGGTGACACGTATTATTGCCAAAATAACTTGCAAAACAGgcacaaaaaaacaataaaggtattatatacagtgtatacagtacctgtcaaaagtttgcacacatctactcattcaaggttttttttattattattttttttactattttctacatagtagaataatattgaagacattaaaactatgaaataacacatatggaatagtATGTGctccacaaactatagttttggaaagtaggttaggacatctactttgtggatgacacaactagtttttccaacaaatgtttacagacagattatttcacttattgttccaggaaattatgtcatggctttagaagcttctgataggctaattgacatcatttgagtcaattggaggtgtacctgtcaatgtatttcaaggcctaccttcaatctctgcctctgcttgacatcatggaaaaatcaaaagaaatcagtcaagaactcagaaaaacatttttgacctccacaagtctgattcatccttgggagcaatttccaaatgcctgaatgtaccacgttcatctgtacaaacaatagtacgcaagtataaacaccattggaccacgcagccgtcataccgctctgtctcctagagattaacatactgtggtgcgaaaagtgccaatcaatcccagaacaataccaaaggaccttgtgaagatgctggaggaaacaggtacaaaagtatctatatccacagtaaaacaagtcctatatcgacataacctgaaaggtcgctcagcaaggaagaagccactgctccaaaatcaccataaataaagccagactacagtttgcaactgcacatggggacaaagatcatactttttggagaaatgtcctctggtctgatgaaacaaaaatagaactgtttggccataatgaccatcgttatgtttgtaggaaaaaatgggaggcttgcaagccgaagaataccatcccaaccgtgaagcacaggagtggcagcatcatgttgtgggggtgctttcctgcaggagggactggtgcacttcacaaaatagatggcatcatgaggagggacaattatgtggatatattgaagcaacatctcaggacatcagtcaggaagttaaagcttggtcgcaaatgggtcttccaaatggacaatgaccccaagcatacttccaaagttgtggcaaaatggcttaaggacaacaaagtcaaggtattggagtgaccatcacaaagccctcacctcaatcctatagacgatttgtgggcagaactgaaaaagcgtgtgcgagcaaggaggccttacaaacctgactcagttacacccgctctgtcaggaggaatgggccagaattcacccaacttattgtgggaagcttgtggaaggctacccgaaacatttgacccaagttaaacaatttaaaggcaacgctaccaaatactaattgagtgtatgtaaacttctgacccactgggaaggtgatgaaagaaataaaagctgaaataaatagttATCTCttctatttttctgacatttcacattcttaaaatagagtggtgatcctaactgacctaaaacagggaatttttacttggattaaatgtcaggaattgtgaagaactgagtttaaatgtatttggctaaggtgtatgcaaacttccgacttcaactgcatttCTATCAAATCAGAACTGGAATGTTTACCAAAAGTATActagacatttatagaataaatcatataCCTAGTTTGTTTCTGTGACAAACagtgaattagttattgatttatCCCACTTTAAATGGCTTCTTATAGATGTTAAGTAGTTCTATAAACCAAAACTCAAATCTTTCCTCAAAACAAAGGTTGTAATAGTatgctagacatttatagaataaatcatatcTAGTTTTATGATTCAAACAGTGAATTCATTAttgatttttacattttaaaatggcTTTTAGCGAATGTCAAACGTCCAAACGTGTGAATATAAAACCAACTTTACCTCGGTCGTCTacgtggtcaggcttctcacgTAATGTTACACCTTCGTTATCGTTCAGGGGACGCGCCGCTGtaacagacaagctgtctttcCAGAGAGTGCGCTGATGCTGTAACGAGTAAGTTGGTTGTCTCTTCTTTCTTCAGTCGCGTGCTgcattctgttgttatgtgaatgattggctgagccttggatacagccagtattgctCCAAACGCGCATCACTCACTCACAGCCAGTAAGGATCCAAACCCCCCTCCTTTCCCAAACTTTTCTCGTCAAATCTACACAAATCACGTAGGTCATCTATTTTGGATTCAAAACAGCAAATTTCAACAAAAAGGTGACTGGTTTGCCTCCCtgtgataagtgtgtgaattggaccattttcctgtcctgctaagcattcaaaatgttatgagtacttttgggtgtcatggaaaattaagtaaaaagtacattattttctttaggaatgtagtaaagtaaaagttgtcgaaaatataaatagtaaagtacagataccccaaaaaactacttaagtactgCTTTAAAGTATTTAGACttataagtactttacaccactgatcatTTCCTGTTTCTATCAGCCCGGTCGTGACTTTTTTCCCATGCGTCAAGAAATTCATTCGCATGAAATGTTTGGATTAGgtatgggcaactttgatgggggtgggggcaacaaaacatctgaactcatcatgaggggctgcaGTGGCTAGCGGGTCTCCATACCCACATAGTCAGAaccggccctagccttttggggcccCTATATTCTACGTTGGTTCAACGCCATTTaattgaaattacgtggaaattgatttaaccagtgtgtgcccagtgggatatgaATGGACTGACAAGAGGAGTACATGGAGAGGCAAGACTACAGGTAGACAATAACTAGAATGCACTAAtccaagtttaaaaaaatatgtatacttTATTGTGACAAGTACACAGTGACTGTCCACAAATCCCACCTGTGGTTGCTATGGTAACAGTCCTCTCACCACAacatcagtaaaaaaaaacagaacgtGGCTTCAGAAAGTTAAACCCTAGATGACTAATGCCGAACTTATGTAAAAAGGAATATAAATATTTTAGGCTGACAGCTGTAAACAACAGTGCTGACTGTTTGAAAAAACTATTTTAGGCTACAGGCTGTGACAACATTGACACTAATTAGGCGAATGTGCTCCAAAATCACTGACAGCCGGCCTGAGATGATGAACTGAGTTTAGGCCACTGTAATTAGTCAAATAGATAATTTGCAAAGAACCAAAGCTAAGGAGTCTATTGGGCCACTTCAAGTACTGTATATGGGCTTGTTTTCCAGTTTGAAGTATAGATCATTTAGTAACATATTTGGATGCACACACACCTTCAATGCAATAAAATTGATCAGCCAAAGAAGAATCTTTCAAATAAACTAACACATTAAGGATACAATCACCATTAAAATTAATATAGTCCTAAACACTGTTGGTGAGTGTTTTGAAATAAGTAGATTTAATGAGTTGCCTTATGACCTGAAGGGTACAAGAGATTATTCAATATTCATACAAAATAAATAGCCAAATCGTTGTATTATAATGCATTACAGATCAGACAGCGCAGTATAGCTAAGTCACCTGGTTACAATGTGATCCCTTCCTGTCATAACTCATCATCAGAGGAAGCTAATGCCTCTTTAGCCTCAACATAGTCTCTGATCTCCTGAGGAGTACGGATGTAACTGTCAATCTCACTGTCTGAGATCTCCTCATCACCAGTCACCTCCACCACCGGGACCTGCACCCTCCTTATCTTAGCATACCTCACAGAAGGGGGTTCAAACAAACTCCTCTTACCAGAGTTTGGTACTGAGGGCTGGCTGTGCTGAGAGTCTGTGCCAGGCCCCGTATGTGGCAACCCCTCCATTATAACAGTGTATGTCAGGTCAACATCTCCTTGTTGCTGGACGCTCCCGGTGTCTGGCTCCCCCACAAAGGGTTCTTTAGGGGTCTTCCCTGGGGTCTGGGATGAAGCTGCACCCTCCAGGCAGGGCGTGTTGGTGTGGGATCCAGGTAGGGAGTCCTCTAAACTTGGTGGGAGTACTGATTCAGAGGCCAGGGCTTCCTCATGACTGCTCAGGGCCCTCCTCAGTAGGGTGAGTCTATGGTTCAGGATGTCATCCACCATCTGGATCACAGTCTGGGGTGTCACCTCATCCCCACTCAGCCAGGGCAGCTCCTGGCCCAGCTTACAGAGCACCTCCTTCAGCTCGGTCACCCGCTTCGGAGCTATGGAGGACTTGGTCACCTTGGCCATCTGGCAAAACCTGGCCAGTGTGTATTTGAGCCGGGTCTGTGTGGGTTTCAGGGACTGCCAAGCCAGGAAGATGGAGGCCGTGAGGATGGGGATGGGCTGGCGGCCAGTCACTAGCCAGGCATCTGCAGCCAGCTCCAACAGGACAGCAGCTCGCTTTGTCAAATCCTTGGAGGACTCCGACAACTCTTCATGGACATGTTGAGGACTTAGTTTGTAtctgacagagaaaggagagaaaagacAGTTTCTCAATAAACATCAAATGTCTACCTAATAACAACATGTGCTATGTCAGGCAATTTATTTATCATCAGGCAATCAAGGCTAATGTTTATAGTTGAGGTGATTGACTTACGCCTGACAGTGTGTCTCCAGTAGGTTAATGATACTGGCGGGGGGAGCCTCTATCTTCAGAGTCTTCACCATCTCCTGGTAGACCACGCCTATCAGCCTGGGGTTCGCCTCCAGGAGACAACAAATGGTTCCCATGGCGatgggccagctgtgctgcctgCAGGTCGCCAGCACGCAGCATCCTGCCAGAACCTCTTTCTTCTGCAGACTAACCCTGATGAAGTTAGGGTGCTCATAGGCCTGCTTAAAATGGGTCTCTGCAGTCTCCTCCATGAGGAAAGTGAGTCTGAGAATACGACAGAGAGCACGCACCCGGTGTATGCCTGTTTGGAGGAAGTGATACATTATTGCCAGCCAAACATGATTAAAATACACAGCATTTTGTGATATCCAACCCTCACATTGTGTCAGAAACAGGTAGTCAGTAGTTCTACAGGGAAACGGTGCAGTTCCTACCATTGATTAGATTCCGGCATGGCTTCTTGTCCACTTCTGTGCTATTACTGTATCTTACATCTACAGGACCAAAACAAGCAGACAAGGAAATACAAACAAAGTGTTCAATTAAATCAGTCACAATATAGACAGCAGGCATGTGGAATAGCCTTAGAGAAGAATGCATGACCTACACTCAGTAGGAAAGCACATTCTTAGCTGCATAAATATTTGTGCTAAGATGGTGACAGATAAACCTGTAAGTTagataactaacgttagctacctgTGCCCTGTGTCTCTTCACTTCGGGTAGTGGTGAGTAGACCTTCGGATACCACAGCGCCACAATCTGCACATACAAGTTGTGGCTGTGAATAATGTTCGTCGTCCACTATGTCGAGCGAGCCACACTCCGGACACTTCAGACCGACAGTAGCCATCTTCAGGTTGATGTATGTTGGTTAAAGTTAGCTAGCAAATCATAAACTTGTGAGTCAATACCATTCATGTGCTGTGAACGACCAATGAACGTTTCGAGTTCTTAATGTGAGCTCAGCCTTTATAGTCCGTGTAGGAACAAGGCACCCTTACTTTCGTTCCGCTATTGAAAACTACTGCAACGTTCTATTGGAACAGCGCATTTTATCCATACATTACGTTCATCGTGTGTAATCGATGCGTCAAGCTTTATTTAAAGGTTTATCACAAGATATTAATACACACTTTACAGATGAGAGAGCGATAGAAAGTGTGCGAGAGACAAAGATagaaagtggtgtgtgtgtgtgtttgtcaaccTGAGGCGAAATAAATCACATGATTTTTTGAAAATGAGTCTTTATTTTATCATTGTAAAATAGGCTTTACATGGATCAAATATAAACGTTCCGACGTTCACCTAATATCTCGTGGACAGATGTAATTGAGCGTTTGACGCAATTACGCGGGATACAttagattttagttctgggtgtCCCGAGATGAACTTTCACCCAACTATACAGTAATAATTTGTATGACCAAAGGCAGACCAACATACAGTAGCAAGATGTGTCAGAGTATCTACCTATGGCCAGTGGTAGCTGGTTTAAGAAAAGTCTCTGAATTTCAATAGCTTTCTTCACAAGGAAATGCCACTTTGAACAGTGTCTATAGGTTACACCCATGCAATTTGTTTCCAGAGGTGCACCTGTCAGTGAGATTGCCTTTTGATTAATGCACTCTAGATTCATTGCAGTCCACACTTCCCAGTAAACCTTGCTTATCTGTAGACTAAATTGTAATAATTATCAATCCATGTTTATCTCTTAAGACCAGCAACTTATCAGTTATTTCCTCCTCAAAGTGATTCAACATGAAGTTGACAATAGGAAAAGGACATCTCAATATGTACAACATTTATACGAGTTATACAGTATCAGGGAATAATATATATGTACCTCATAGACAAGCAATACAAACACTTTACCAACAGGTATTACTCATTATGTGATTATAATTCATTGTAATACTTGTCATAAGCATGTATGACACCTTATTATGCCGGTCTGTCTGCTTTacataaagtgttaccaaatatGCAAACTCCACTGTTCTGTTGGAGCGTTCATTATTTATTATTCAATTCATTCTTCAGTGTCATTGCGCTGGATATAACCTTCATATGATACTCATCGCAAGAAAATCAAAACATTAATACTAAGAAAAATCAAACTGTCAAAAACGTAAGGCAACTTCCCACAGGCCTATTTAAACTTGTGCTTTGTTGTTCTTATACGGTCTTTACACACCATAAAGTTAAGAAATCCTTCAATCAAAATGTAATGAGCAATCAAATAGTCAACAATCAAAATGTAATGAACAAAAGTGCACCTGTTCAGTAGAAACAGAAAGCCAGTGCTTGGTATGGTATACTGTACATGGGTGTCAGGTGAATTCAGACTGAAATATTCAACCAGCCCAATACATGTGCATTGAGGAAGATAAACATTTTAGTAAAGCCCTGCTCTGAATGATTAGGAACACTCATTTGAGTGAGTTCATGGTCATCAGGATACTGGGTTGCTCCTCGATGATGCGCACCAGCAGGTTGTCAATGTACTGCTCCAGCTCCTTAATCTTATCGTCCCTTTTGGAGAGCTGCTCCTGCTGCTTTAGCACCAGGGAGATCAGCTCTTCCTGGGTCAGCTGGGAGTAGGGACCTT harbors:
- the brf2 gene encoding transcription factor IIIB 50 kDa subunit, whose protein sequence is MATVGLKCPECGSLDIVDDEHYSQPQLVCADCGAVVSEGLLTTTRSEETQGTDVRYSNSTEVDKKPCRNLINGIHRVRALCRILRLTFLMEETAETHFKQAYEHPNFIRVSLQKKEVLAGCCVLATCRQHSWPIAMGTICCLLEANPRLIGVVYQEMVKTLKIEAPPASIINLLETHCQAYKLSPQHVHEELSESSKDLTKRAAVLLELAADAWLVTGRQPIPILTASIFLAWQSLKPTQTRLKYTLARFCQMAKVTKSSIAPKRVTELKEVLCKLGQELPWLSGDEVTPQTVIQMVDDILNHRLTLLRRALSSHEEALASESVLPPSLEDSLPGSHTNTPCLEGAASSQTPGKTPKEPFVGEPDTGSVQQQGDVDLTYTVIMEGLPHTGPGTDSQHSQPSVPNSGKRSLFEPPSVRYAKIRRVQVPVVEVTGDEEISDSEIDSYIRTPQEIRDYVEAKEALASSDDEL